From Salvelinus namaycush isolate Seneca chromosome 9, SaNama_1.0, whole genome shotgun sequence:
atgtgtatgtgacaaataaaatttgatttgatttgaccctaAAACCTACTCCGAGCTGggagttttttgttttttgtttaaacAGGTTCTGATACGATTCATAGGACCTgttctgagacgctttgtggatacgaACCGGAATGTTTTGTTCTATGGTCCTTCTGCACTTAGTCATGGTGTAGATGATTCTGGTTTAAAGCAGTACCTATCCAACTGATCTTTTGTCTGGAAATGTTTAGTGTCTACAGTGCCATACTGTCTATTCTATGAGCAGAATGCTGGGCAATGATTTGACAACAGTTGTTATTTTGTTGCAGTTGTTCAAGATTTTGTTGTGTCCTCTCTCAATGGTTGTAGCCATCATTGCCTTTATTCTTTTGCTGCTATGGGAGCCAATACAAGTGAGTATCAATGactttatttaagcaataagccccaaaggggtgtggtatattgagaaatatacagtaccacggcTATGAGCAGATTTTTAGGCACgatgtgtatatttatatatggctgacagccaatcagcattcagggcttgaaccacccagtttataatgtaatTTATACAACTGGTggttctaatcctgaatgctgatcgGTTAAAACCTCACTCCAGCCCGTATCTATTCCACAtgttaccaccagctaaatctatgacgttaaaatgcctatttactctgttccatctcactgtgcaatccactgtctcatcaacccagccaggcactttataagcttgatctccactataaaaagcatctagacattatcagatttcttttagactaacatctagttttcaacagcggagatttgtataaaccttgctgtctgtctctccgacatttgcaacattgttttaatattcaaattcgatctccagctgtcccatagtaattaACATGTAGGGGTCGGGACtagagagaggcaggcagtgtTTCCTAGCCAGTCTAAATCATGAATCggctggcataatttttatgaaAATATACAAAGAACTGTCAATTGAATAAAGGTCAAactaaacgaagtgcagctagtttgcagtctttccagcttcagtttgaagtgattgtgttagctgtgttgttggctagctccacTGAACActagtgtcctgacgagagagaaCATTTTCTATACCAGGCAAAATCGCgactcattagctcattgttatggatgtatccaaataaatgtcactagaaaacagcttaaacaaatgcaaatgcagctactgttatTCTTTTTGAcgtttgatgtgactgtaagtAAGccttagttggctagctagcaagcaagggataagtacgttgccagccagtatgaaaatggaacatttagaacgaacgacggggttgcgtccatagatacagaacagaacgactgggtcgtgcctctggcaaccgaaccaatagaacgaacgaccagccggcttgggtagcaaccctagatttgtgtcgggactatatcttgtggaaggaaaaaatagtatgaataaattaatcaaaataaagtTTTAAATGAAAATATGTCAGTCATTATATAAATATATTGGTAACCCGTtgaataaaagtgataatgccctcgaagccagtaTTTGGAGGAtgtattggcacggtttgccggcccTCGTCGAATACCCATGCCAataatatcctccaaacaccagcttcgagagcattatcacttaaatataaATGGTTTGAATGCAGTTTCAGCCAATCACCCCCCGGgacccaaactacccagtttTTAGTGTATAGACTTTCTTCCTGCCAGAACACTGTTCTGCTGTTCAGGGTTGGGGTAAACTCCATGTTGagatgaaatgtgtgtgtgtgtgcttttgtctTATAGATAACTCTTGTGGCTGTTGTGGGTGTGGCAATGGTCCTGAGCTTGGGACAAACGATTGTTGTTTTTCTACCCTTTGGGCCCAGCCATGAACTGTGAGTTCCTCAGATCAAAGCCTGAAAATGTGTGTTGAAAGTACCTGAATTGAACCTCACACTAGTAAAGATGTTATGTATATTTTTTCAGGAGGTCCATCTGTGATTTGGTTCTCAGAGGGATTGCCTTCACAACGGAGGTTTTTACCAGTAAGGAACTTCACCTTTTGATTATAACTGAAGGAAAACAAATGGTCATAGCTCATGGTGAAGCATAGTTGACTGTCAGATCTAACCtatacagtggaggctgctgaggggagaatggctcataataatgtctggaacagagcaaatgcaatggcatcaaacacatggaaaccatgtgtttgataccattccattcattctGCTTCAGCCATTACCAGGAGCCCGTCCTCCCTTATTAACgtgccaccaacttcctgtgAACCTATAGTTTACAAGAAATCTTTCTTCTCTAGTTTGGTGGAACCCTATAAGGTTGCGAACAAAATCAACAATCTCTGAAGGTTAGAGAGGGTTAgaggtctaaggcaatgcatctcagtgcttgaggcgttactacagacaccctggttcgattccaggctgtttcacaaccggccatgattgggagtcccatagggcggcgcacaattggcccagtgtcgtccgggtttggtcagtgtaggccgtcattgtaaataagaatttgtttttaactgacttccctagttaaataaaggttaaatatttttttttaaatactaaaAATAGATTAGTTCTGTAGAAGGCATACTACAGTATACACTACACTATAGTGTGGTGTTGACAGTGCATAAGATCACATGTTTAGGTTTAACCTAGTCAACCTAGTTAGTAGTACATATGTAATGGTTCCCTACATCTCTCACTCGAGCtaaagttgaagttggaagtttacatacacttaggttggagtcattaaaactaatttttcaaccactccacaaatgtcttcttaacaaactatagttttggcaagtcggttaggacatctgtgtgttgacaagtaatttttccaacaattgtttacagacagattatttcactgtatcacaattccagtgggtcagaagtttacatacacgaagttgactgtacctttaaacagcttggaaaattccagaaaatgatgtcatggctttagaagcttctgataggctaattgacatcatttgagtcaattgggagGTGTAcatatggatgtatttcaaggcctaccttcaaactcagtgcctctttgcttgacatcatgggaacattaaaagaaatcagccaagacctcagaaaaaaaattgtagacctccacaagtctggttcatccttgggagcaatttccaatcgcctgaaggtaccacgttcatctgtacaaacaatagtacgcaagtataaacaccatgggaccacgcagccatcataccgctcaggaaggagacgtgttctgtctcctcgagatgaatgtactttggtgcgaaatgtgcaaatcaatcccagaacaacagcaaaggaccttgtgaagatgctggaggaaacaggtacaaaagtatttttatccacagtaaaacgagtcctatatcgacataacctgaaaggccgctcagcaaggaagaagccactgctccaaaaccgcaataaaaaagccagactgacactacattcttaaaataaagtggtgatcctaactgacctaagacagggaatttttactaggatcaaatgtcaggaattgtgaaactgagtttaaatgtatttggctaaggtgtatgtaaacttccgacttcaactgtacatgtgctTTTCTCTCCTGTGTTTCTCATCCCACTCTCTAACGACAGTGGCGGCCATATTTGTGGGTCTGGAGGAAATTGAGAAGTGCTGCTCGATACACTGGCGCATGAAAGTGATGGGAGGGTATACAGCCTGGGTGGCTCTGTTCTACTTGATGTTCATATACCTCTGTTGCAACCAGAGTTACCAGAGGAAAAGTAAGATTTGTGAATATTAAGCAGGTTACTGTTtttttttgtcatgaatcttgttctggaggcagctctgaaTAGTGATAACTCTAATGCCTAACCCAAACCTTAAATTAGGACCAAAAACTTTTTTCCCCCCACAATTATTTTACAATATAGACCATTTTTACTTTTCATCTGGCCTATCTAAGGTAAgattgctcagttctgcctccaggacaagaatcatgacaataaacgtcaacctgcgaaCATTAACGTCTCATCTCACCGTTTAAGATATTGGCATTTCTTAAAAATGTAAATCGATTTTCCTCTGTTCCCTTCGCAGGAAATTCAGGAATTGATGACAAATGGATTGTGCCAAAGAGAACGGTAAGTAATCATATTATAAAGGTCACTGTGTTGCCTCCACTTTCAACCTAAAATCACAAAATACTTATCATAagaatttttttttatatataattatGATTGGATGACCGAATACATGTGGGGAGGGGGTGCTTTGAAATGCAATGTGTCAAAACACATTTTCATGTCACTTTTTAAAATTGTAGTAATTTTTTCTTCTTTTCAGACAATCTCTTTTGAAAAAATCCTCAAAGTTATCCTCGTTCTGGGCAACTTGGGTTTTACAGTGGCTCTTATCATTGGAATATATACTTATGAGACATGAGGACGGTGTAAAGCAAGAGGTTTGCGTCGTTACATTAAAACATGTATTATGACAGTAGGTTTATACTGTAGATACGTGTTATCCACttggtaacatactgtatgtcacacATGCACTTTAACCCTTGTTTATcattgtttctttttggtttggGTTACAATACACGTTTATACTGTATCATGAATACTTAGATGTTTTACTATAGCTAAATTTCCATCCAtatggcaacagattttcatgcaaatattctaaaatccacataaaacaatatgcacattttcccaccataGTTGTTttcatcaaattgacttgttgcacaTAAAAGGAtgtgtgtgatgacgtagtgcacataaaaataccttttgcggttaaattcccatgtaccgaataaaaaatacaagttaaatgggtttcaattgcattttcaactctactaatGGTTTTCTCACTCAAAAATGTACGTTATATAGCAAGTGTGCACTCTGGTATTGGCAATGTGCTCTAGTCAACAGCGCACAGATTTAGTgcactgttggctagagcacacgtaTAGCCTACATCAAGGGTActacgaggtccagagcctgctggttttctgttctacctgataattaattgcacataCCTACATAAGGGACACTTGTGGCAGCTCCCTTctgattgatgaggattttcaTAAGGCAAATGGACGGTCTCTTACTAAACGTCCGTGGGTGCTATTTAAATAGGCCGACGGCCTCAGGTCGACCCCCCCCACCCAAGGCCTGGTCTTCCAGGAAGTCTATTTCCAATAAGTTTAAACAGGGATTTAGGtatgattagtgtagtgttagctagctacacagttgtctttgctgtccttgtatctaagataactgtggagtctagagtaattttcggttagctagccagctattttcgtccgccgcgctgccgttcccctacctagtcaatactgctagtcaacactgctaacactgctaacactgctagctagccaacttctaccgaatagcagcactgtagaaactattacattacaacggaacgatttgattagtgtagtgttagctggctagtgttagctagctacatagttgtctttgctgtccttgtatctaggacaattgtgtagttagactaattatctggccagctaccgaggttacctagccagctatcgaggttacctagccagctacactttcaaacaaagtcaacaacgcagccactgctagccagcctacttcagcagtactgtatcattttaatcattttagtcaataagatttttgcaacgtaagcttaactttctgaacattcgagacgtgtagtccacttgtcattccaatctcctttgcattagcgtagcctcttctgtagcctgtcaactatgtgtctgtctatccctgttctctcctctctgcacagaccatacaaacgcttcacaccacgtggccgcggccaccctaacctggtggtcccagcccgcacgacccacgtggagttccaggtctccggtagcctctggaactgccgatctgcggccaacaaggcagagttcatctcagcctatgcttccctccagtccctcgacttcttggcactgacggaaacatggatcaccacagataacactgctactcctactgctctctcttcgtctgcccacgtgttctcgcacaccccgagagcttctggtcagcggggtggtggcaccgggatcctcatctctcccaagtggtcattctctctttctccccttacccatctgtctatcgcctcctttgaattccatgctgtcacagttaccagccctttcaagcttaacatccttatcatttatcgccctccaggttccctcggagagttcatcaatgagcttgatgccttgataagctcctttcctgaggacggctcacctctcacagttctgggtgactttaacctccccacgtctacctttgactcattcctctctgcctccttctttccactcctctcctcttttgacctcaccctctcaccttccccccctactcacaaggcaggcaatacgcttgacctcatctttactagatgctgttcttccactaatctcatcgcaactcccctccaagtctccgaccactaccttgtatccttttccctctcgctctcatccaacacttcccacactgcccctactcggatggtatcgcgccgtcccaaccttcgctctctctcccccgctactctctcctcttccatcctatcatctcttccctctgctcaaaccttctccaacctatctcctgattctgcctcctcaaccctcctctcctccctttctgcatcctttgactctctatgtcccctatcctccaggccggctcggtcctcccctcccgctccgtggctcgacgactcattgcgagctcacagaacagggctccgggcagccgagcggaaatggaggaaaactcgcctccctgcggacctggcatcctttcactccctcctctctacattttcctcttctgtctctgctgctaaagccactttctaccactctaaattccaagcatctgcctctaaccctaggaagctctttgccaccttctcctccctcctgaatcctcctccccctcccccccccctcctccctctctgcagatgacttcgtcaaccattttgaaaagaaggtcgacgacatccgatcctcgtttgctaagtcaaacgacaccgctggttctgctcacactgccctaccctgtgctctgacctctttctcccctctctctccagatgaaatctcgcgtcttgtgacggccggccgcccaacaacctgcccgcttgaccctatcccctcctctcttctccagaccatttccggagaccttctcccttacctcacctcgctcatcaactcatccttgaccgctggctacgtcccttccgtcttcaagagagcgagagttgcaccccttctgaaaaaacctacactcgatccctccgatgtcaacaactacagaccagtatcccttctttcttttctctccaaaactcttgaacgtgccgtccttggccagctctcctgctatctctctcagaatgaccttcttgatccaaatcagtcaggtttcaagactagtcattcaactgagactgctcttctctgtatctgtatcacggaggcgctccgcactgctaaagctaactctctctcctctgctctcatccttctagacctatcggctgccttcgatactgtgaaccatcagatcctcctctccaccctctccgagttgggcatctccggcacggcccacgcttggattgcgtcctacctgacaggtcgctcctaccaggtggcgtggcgagaatctgtctcctcaccacgcgctctcaccactggtgtcccccagggctctgttctaggccctctcctattctcgctatacaccaagtcacttggctctgtcataacctcacatggtctctcctatcattgctatgcagacgacacacaatgaatcttctcctttcccccttctgatgaccaggtggcgaatcgcatctctgcatgtctggcagacatatcagtgtggatgacggatcaccacctcaagctgaacctcggcaagacggagctgctcttcctcccggggaaggactgcccgttccatgatctcgccatcacggttgacaactccattgtgtcctcctcccagagcgctaagaaccttggcgtgatcctggacaacaccctgtcgttctcaactaacatcaaggcggtggcccgttcctgtaggttcatgctctacaacatccgcagagtacgaccctgcctcacacaggaagcggcgcaggtcctaatccaggcacttgtcatctcccgtctggattactgcaactcgctgttggctgggctccctgcctgtgccattaaacccctacaactcatccagaacgccgcagcccgtctggtgttcaaccttcccaagttctctcacgtcaccccgctcctccgctctctccactggcttccagttgaagctcgcatccgctacaagaccatggtgcttgcctacggagctgtgaggggaacggcacctcagtaccttcaggctctgatcaggccctacacccaaacaagggcactgcgttcatccacctctggcctgctcgcctccctaccactgaggaagtacagttcccgctcagcccagtcaaaactgttcgctgctctggcaccccaatggtggaacaaactccctcacgacgccaggacagcggagtcaatcaccaccttccggagacacctgaaaccccacctctttaaggaatacctaggataggataaagcaatccttctgaccccccccccccccccccccccccttaaaagatttagatgcactattgtaaagtggctgttccactggatgtcataaggtgaatgcaccaatttgtaagtcgctctggataagagcgtctgctaaatgacttaaatgtaaaatgtaaatgatttaccatcaccaaatggacaggcTGAAATCAACATCAATGAGcattggagaggaaccactatcactgcaaGGTAATCTCGAGTTCAACGAGCCAGACAATTGGGCATATTCAGCAATATATTAGGGCATGTCcaattcgtgatggtaaatgcccattgtaATGTATTGCTAATACACATAATATTCCAATACACATAATACATTGCCAGTCTTAACATGTTATACTGCAGTTGGACAGTGTCCATTGCCAATATATGGCTATTGGACAGTGTCCATTACACATATGCTATATTGTCAGTGTGAACATGATCTTCTTCAAGTTGACAGTGTCCATTGCCAAGGTATATTCATAAGGACTTCCCATTATGAAATGGACATGCTGAATCAACCCCAACGAGAAATTCTGACTTCCTATGACGTCCTATGATCAAACATGACAAAAATACCTTCTAGGTTGATTCAGGGCTTAACATAGTGATATATATCATTTGGTCAGTATTTAGGCCATCTCaaaattatacagttgaagtcagaagtttacatacaccttagccaaatacatttcaactcagtttttcacaattcctgacatttaatcctagtaaaacatccctgtcttaggtcagttaggatcgccactttattttaagaatgtgaaacgtcagaataatagtagagagaatgatttttttcagtacattttttcatcacattcccagtgggtcagaatgtagtatttggtagcaaattagtatttggtagtttacatacactcaatctgtatttggtagcattgcctttaaattgtttaac
This genomic window contains:
- the LOC120053751 gene encoding putative ferric-chelate reductase 1 encodes the protein MLISTLIRPSLLVMSLPKGQTLWHKLFKILLCPLSMVVAIIAFILLLLWEPIQITLVAVVGVAMVLSLGQTIVVFLPFGPSHELRSICDLVLRGIAFTTEVFTMAAIFVGLEEIEKCCSIHWRMKVMGGYTAWVALFYLMFIYLCCNQSYQRKSKICEY